GCGATTTTTTGCCACTGCTGGAGTTTCTTTGCCAGCCGCTCGCCGGACAGCGAGACGCCGCAGCGTTCGGAAAACAGCGGCGTAATGGTGTTCGCCCCCAGCTCGATGGATTTCTGGATGGTGAACTCCATCTTGTCGCCGCGTGAGATGACCTGGCCGAGATGCAGGTTCAGCGGCGATTCGCGATCTTCCAGCCGGCCGTCGGCGATGCGCACCCGTACGCTTTTTTTATCCGCCTGGGTGATTTCAGCGTCGAACACCTGGTTGCTGCCGTCAAACAGCTGCAGAGCCTGGCCCGGACTCATGCGCAACACGCGTCCGACGTGGTTGGCCGCGTCTTCGCTCAGGGCGATTTCCGAATGGGAACTCAGCGGTTCCGGGTGATAGATGCGAGGTATGCGCATAATGACGTTCTAATCCTGACGAAATTCGCAGCCGAAGCGCTGCGTCCTGAAAGACCAAGAGTATATACCCAAAGGCGGCCGATCGGCAGCGGCGCCGTTGCCACTGCCTTTATGCAGACTATTTAGCTTTTGCGCTGCTGGCAAGCCTGCTGAATATACGGGTTATGGTTTCCCTGTACCTTAGCGATGCGTGCCTCGCGGCGACATTCCCAGTCGCTGACCGGGTACTGGCGGTCCCACACCTCAAACAGCCGGGTCTGCTGGCGTGACAGACGCAGCCGGTAGC
The nucleotide sequence above comes from Serratia rhizosphaerae. Encoded proteins:
- the rsmE gene encoding 16S rRNA (uracil(1498)-N(3))-methyltransferase; protein product: MRIPRIYHPEPLSSHSEIALSEDAANHVGRVLRMSPGQALQLFDGSNQVFDAEITQADKKSVRVRIADGRLEDRESPLNLHLGQVISRGDKMEFTIQKSIELGANTITPLFSERCGVSLSGERLAKKLQQWQKIAIAACEQCGRNRIPQIRPAMALEAWCAEQDDSLKLNLHPRASHSINTLPLPVNHVRLLIGPEGGLSADEIAMTSGHGFTDILLGPRVLRTETTALTAITALQVRFGDLG